The Peribacillus simplex genome contains a region encoding:
- a CDS encoding DUF1641 domain-containing protein → MAAPITEIHNPITEEEIKQQKLEELKTLITDNEDALNNMFKIVNELNDSGVFEAATSMLQGKEQIAKIALQQITRQPVTNLINTLMGATGALMNADAAQSTKLLNSALAGIDEGNKFLQADKKIGVLDLMKTLNDPDINRAIGFGVHFLKGMGKELKE, encoded by the coding sequence AATCCCATTACTGAGGAAGAAATAAAGCAACAAAAACTCGAAGAACTGAAAACGCTCATCACCGATAATGAAGATGCATTGAACAATATGTTTAAAATCGTCAATGAACTGAATGACTCGGGAGTATTCGAAGCCGCGACCTCCATGCTTCAAGGAAAAGAACAAATCGCGAAAATCGCTCTTCAACAAATCACAAGGCAACCTGTTACAAACCTGATCAATACCCTAATGGGGGCAACAGGAGCCTTGATGAACGCCGATGCCGCACAATCCACGAAACTGCTTAACAGTGCACTTGCAGGAATCGATGAAGGAAACAAATTCCTTCAGGCAGATAAGAAGATCGGAGTTTTGGATTTAATGAAAACATTGAATGATCCAGACATAAACCGGGCGATCGGCTTTGGAGTTCACTTCCTAAAGGGAATGGGCAAGGAATTAAAAGAATAG
- the smpB gene encoding SsrA-binding protein SmpB, which translates to MPKGSGKQLAQNKKAYHDFFIEQTFEAGIVLQGTEIKSIRAAKVNLKDSFAKIQNGELYLHNMHVSPYEQGNRYNHDPLRTRKLLLHKKEINKLIGETKETGYTIVPLKMYLKNGFAKVLIGLGKGKKQYDKREDLKKKEAKRDIERAFRERQKM; encoded by the coding sequence ATGCCAAAAGGATCAGGTAAACAACTAGCACAAAATAAAAAAGCGTATCATGATTTCTTTATTGAACAAACATTTGAAGCGGGAATCGTTTTGCAAGGGACCGAAATCAAATCGATTCGTGCGGCAAAAGTGAATTTGAAGGATTCCTTTGCCAAAATACAAAACGGCGAATTGTACCTTCATAATATGCATGTCAGCCCGTATGAGCAAGGAAATCGTTACAATCATGATCCATTAAGGACACGTAAACTCCTTCTGCACAAAAAGGAAATCAATAAGCTGATTGGCGAAACGAAAGAAACGGGTTACACGATCGTGCCGTTGAAAATGTATTTGAAAAATGGCTTTGCCAAGGTTTTAATCGGACTGGGTAAAGGGAAGAAACAATATGACAAGCGTGAAGACCTGAAGAAGAAGGAAGCGAAACGTGATATCGAACGTGCTTTCCGTGAGCGGCAGAAGATGTAG
- a CDS encoding beta-class carbonic anhydrase, producing the protein MLLQEILSYNEQFVQNKEYMPYEATKMPQKRMVVVSCMDARLIELLPKALDLHNGDAKIIKNAGGTITDAFGSIMRSVVTAVYELNADEIYIIGHHACGMSQSNPKGTLKKILDRGVSSPEILTAIEYAGIDLEKWLFGFDNVEDSIQANIDLVKNHPFIPKDVPVHGLAIDPHTGKLDLLVDGYKALNGLKN; encoded by the coding sequence ATGTTATTACAAGAAATTTTATCGTACAATGAACAATTTGTACAAAACAAGGAATACATGCCATATGAAGCAACAAAAATGCCGCAAAAACGTATGGTTGTTGTCTCTTGCATGGATGCTCGCTTAATTGAGCTACTTCCAAAAGCTTTAGATTTGCACAATGGTGATGCAAAAATCATCAAAAATGCAGGTGGTACGATTACCGATGCCTTCGGTAGTATCATGCGAAGTGTTGTAACAGCCGTATATGAATTAAATGCAGATGAAATCTATATTATTGGACACCATGCATGTGGTATGAGCCAAAGTAATCCAAAAGGAACACTAAAAAAAATATTAGATCGTGGAGTATCTTCACCAGAAATTTTAACAGCTATTGAATATGCTGGAATTGACCTTGAAAAGTGGTTATTTGGATTTGATAATGTCGAAGATTCAATTCAAGCTAATATTGATTTAGTGAAAAATCATCCATTTATTCCAAAAGACGTTCCTGTACACGGTTTAGCTATTGATCCTCATACAGGTAAACTAGATTTGTTAGTTGATGGATATAAAGCATTAAATGGTCTGAAAAATTAA
- the cynS gene encoding cyanase — MNRKEATQKIMEAKLAKGLTWEEISKVSENSETWVVTALLGQATMTRPEAEKMAALLELDEEVVQALTVIPHRGEVMQMPPTDPILYRLYEMLLVYGPTIKELIQEKVGEGIMSAINFELGVDKEEDPNGGDPRVVLTLNGKFLPYRRW; from the coding sequence ATGAATAGAAAAGAAGCTACGCAAAAAATTATGGAAGCAAAACTTGCAAAAGGTTTAACATGGGAAGAAATTTCAAAGGTAAGTGAAAACTCTGAAACTTGGGTTGTAACAGCATTATTGGGACAAGCTACAATGACACGTCCAGAAGCGGAAAAAATGGCCGCACTACTAGAGTTAGATGAAGAAGTAGTTCAAGCATTAACGGTAATTCCACATAGAGGTGAAGTAATGCAAATGCCTCCTACTGACCCAATCTTATATCGATTATATGAAATGTTATTAGTGTACGGACCAACTATTAAAGAATTAATTCAAGAAAAAGTTGGCGAAGGCATTATGAGTGCAATCAATTTCGAACTAGGTGTGGACAAAGAAGAAGATCCAAATGGCGGTGACCCTCGTGTAGTCCTTACACTTAACGGAAAATTCTTACCTTATCGCAGATGGTAA
- a CDS encoding Lrp/AsnC family transcriptional regulator: MKGLVYIIDQTDFEILKLLGENSRIQWKELGQKIHMTGQAVGNRIRRLEDLGIIEQYTIAISRIKLGQIVTAFVTLFVTTANHQEFMDFFQEEEGISEVHRVSGEGCYLLKTHFASNEELDNFLGRLLKYGNYRVNLSIGKLK, translated from the coding sequence ATGAAAGGATTGGTTTATATCATTGATCAAACAGATTTTGAGATACTGAAATTATTAGGAGAAAACTCAAGAATACAATGGAAAGAACTTGGTCAAAAAATACATATGACGGGGCAGGCTGTAGGAAATCGAATTCGAAGATTAGAGGATTTAGGGATTATTGAACAATATACAATCGCAATAAGCCGAATCAAATTAGGACAAATCGTGACTGCATTTGTTACTTTGTTCGTAACTACAGCTAATCATCAAGAGTTTATGGATTTCTTTCAAGAAGAAGAAGGAATTTCTGAAGTACATCGTGTAAGTGGTGAGGGATGTTATTTATTAAAAACGCATTTTGCTTCCAATGAAGAATTGGATAACTTTCTAGGGCGGCTATTAAAGTACGGGAATTATCGTGTTAACCTATCAATAGGAAAGTTAAAATAA